One segment of Bacteroidota bacterium DNA contains the following:
- a CDS encoding purine-nucleoside phosphorylase — translation MLDQIQRTADFIKEKTNFDAEYGIVLGSGLGGLVNKIEKLSELSYSSIPGFPESTVHGHAGKFIFGKLGKTNVAVMAGRFHFYEGWTMEQVVFPIRVMKYMGINKLILSNAAGGMNINFQVGDLMIIDDHINLMPTNPLIGKNYDTLGPRFPDMSAPYDADLIKQAKAIADAKNIRCHIGVYAAVSGPCFETRAEYKYLRTIGADVVGMSTVPEVIAARHMGMNCFAMSIVTDLGGFPDVQTVSHEEVLKVANEAEVKMSAIVAEMLS, via the coding sequence ATGTTAGATCAAATTCAAAGAACAGCTGATTTTATTAAAGAAAAAACCAATTTCGATGCAGAGTATGGAATCGTACTTGGCAGTGGCTTAGGAGGTTTAGTAAACAAAATTGAAAAATTATCGGAATTAAGTTACAGCAGTATTCCGGGATTTCCCGAAAGTACGGTACACGGTCATGCCGGTAAATTTATATTTGGTAAGTTGGGTAAAACCAACGTTGCTGTAATGGCGGGGCGGTTTCACTTTTACGAAGGTTGGACCATGGAGCAAGTAGTTTTCCCTATCAGAGTTATGAAGTACATGGGTATAAACAAGCTGATATTAAGCAATGCGGCAGGTGGCATGAATATAAATTTTCAGGTGGGCGACTTAATGATTATTGATGATCATATCAACTTAATGCCTACCAATCCGTTGATAGGTAAGAATTATGATACACTTGGTCCACGCTTTCCGGATATGAGCGCACCTTATGATGCCGACTTAATAAAACAAGCCAAAGCCATAGCTGATGCAAAAAATATTCGCTGCCATATAGGAGTATATGCAGCCGTTTCGGGCCCTTGCTTCGAAACAAGAGCAGAGTATAAATATCTGCGCACCATAGGTGCAGATGTAGTTGGTATGTCAACCGTACCCGAAGTAATTGCCGCCCGACACATGGGTATGAATTGCTTTGCTATGAGCATAGTAACAGATTTAGGCGGCTTTCCCGATGTACAAACCGTTAGTCACGAAGAAGTATTAAAAGTGGCCAACGAAGCAGAAGTTAAAATGAGCGCCATTGTTGCTGAAATGTTGTCTTAA
- a CDS encoding choice-of-anchor B family protein — MKKSYLIILMSTILSLLTMGVYAQFSSQNITMLSNWDDTTVPAESFYGIRYNGIWGYAANGYEYAIIGATTGTYIINVTNPAVPVVADFVPGCRVDCIWRELKTYQNYLFMVSDDSPPNCLQVADLSFLPDSVHIVHQDDAIIETVHTIFVEGNYLYGASPRGGAVGNSATMAVYDITNPASPVLKRELNQDDPNVGGAHDMLAVNDTVYVSAGFDGLHIYTYDGVANQFTKLASVTTYPDAGYNHSTALTDDSKTLVVVDEVPTGLAIKNFDVTNFSNITIPAVYRSTPNSTATPHNPFMINGNHCVVAYYQDGVQIFDVSNVAAPVRTGFFDTNPTDGAGLPNPSYSGAWGAYVELPSGIIVSSDMQNGLFVLDASVALGTSNTPQANSSFNVFPNPCRDFTQLHLSGYKQGTIKIMDVAGKVISETIIAENQNVYSIATDKFAKGAYLVELSNANSIIRKKLIKQ; from the coding sequence ATGAAAAAAAGTTACTTGATTATTCTAATGAGCACCATTCTCAGCTTGTTAACCATGGGAGTATATGCTCAATTCTCCTCCCAAAACATTACCATGTTGAGCAATTGGGACGATACCACCGTACCTGCCGAAAGCTTTTACGGTATACGTTATAATGGCATCTGGGGATATGCTGCCAATGGATATGAATATGCGATAATAGGCGCAACTACCGGAACGTATATTATTAACGTTACTAATCCTGCCGTACCTGTAGTAGCAGACTTTGTGCCCGGTTGCCGTGTCGATTGCATTTGGCGTGAACTTAAAACCTATCAAAACTATTTGTTCATGGTAAGTGATGATTCACCACCAAACTGTCTTCAGGTTGCCGATTTAAGTTTTTTGCCTGATTCGGTGCACATCGTCCATCAAGATGATGCGATTATTGAAACAGTTCACACCATTTTTGTTGAAGGAAATTATTTGTACGGAGCTTCGCCACGCGGTGGTGCTGTTGGCAATTCTGCAACAATGGCTGTGTATGATATTACCAATCCTGCTTCTCCTGTGTTGAAACGCGAATTAAATCAGGACGACCCTAACGTAGGCGGTGCCCACGATATGTTGGCAGTGAATGATACTGTTTATGTTTCGGCAGGTTTTGATGGTTTGCATATCTATACGTATGATGGCGTGGCAAATCAGTTTACCAAACTTGCTTCGGTTACCACCTATCCCGATGCTGGCTATAACCACAGTACAGCATTAACTGACGATAGCAAAACACTTGTTGTGGTAGATGAAGTGCCTACGGGTTTGGCTATCAAAAATTTTGACGTTACTAATTTTTCGAATATCACAATTCCGGCTGTATATAGAAGTACTCCAAATTCTACAGCCACTCCGCATAATCCATTTATGATCAACGGCAATCATTGTGTGGTAGCTTATTATCAGGATGGCGTGCAGATTTTTGATGTAAGTAACGTTGCTGCACCTGTGCGCACAGGTTTCTTCGATACCAACCCTACTGATGGTGCAGGGCTTCCAAATCCAAGTTACTCAGGTGCCTGGGGCGCTTATGTGGAATTGCCCAGCGGTATTATTGTTTCTTCTGATATGCAAAATGGACTGTTTGTATTGGATGCTTCGGTAGCATTAGGAACTTCTAACACGCCACAAGCAAACTCTTCTTTTAATGTTTTTCCTAACCCATGTAGAGATTTTACGCAATTACACCTAAGTGGTTACAAGCAAGGAACTATTAAGATAATGGATGTAGCCGGTAAGGTTATATCTGAAACTATTATTGCCGAAAATCAAAATGTGTATTCCATTGCCACTGATAAATTTGCAAAAGGAGCTTACCTAGTTGAACTTTCTAACGCTAACAGCATTATTAGAAAGAAATTGATTAAGCAATAA
- the porU gene encoding type IX secretion system sortase PorU: MKIIKTVKYVLSIIMMYPLISISQDMKRTITWYEPVEEQIKDAKQKFIIFDNSIHDFESGFPYYVERFENLGAGVEFELADYTFAPFEHSSLLPANAVIPASINAQTIVSYNRKQPVLRVKFLPFRKNQNGQIEKLISFTLKQKTANRAIQPIAAGNQKFADHSVLANGTWYKVTVNKEGVYRMDYDFIKRKFKTEPESIDPSLIKIYNNGGGMLPFSNSVARADDLQEIAIETVGMADGKFDKEDYILFYSQDPVRWKLSNTDNRYHHQLHLYSDSVAYFVMFEGNAGKRIATIANSGQLPNTTITTYDDYQYFEEEKTNFIKSGRDWYGRQFDVDPEQTVMFDFSNLNTSEPAYLRTEFAARTFNTDVFFDVSYNNTPINKLKVNLLFSNYLSNFCKPTSDEFGNVIDKTFNVQQGPIPIKMKFTRINGNANGWLDYLEINVSRNLIFSQSYMPFRSKQSAGLGKVSAFKIANVQGTTPRLWDVTRHNEVQQQQYSNTGGIAEFVAATDTLRQYILFIENAILEPTYSQVVANQDIHGQPIPKMVIVAHPEFVDEANRLAEFHLSHDGITTLVVSTTEVYNEFSSGVTDVSAIRDMLRMFYKRATQPSEIPKYLLLFGDGSYDNKNNEYKSGNFLPTFQSKDGCSFVSSFVTDDFFGLLDDDEGEVDGTEEVDIGIGRFPVINDQQAATCVDKVINYSSKPSAIIEEAACNNNATTPLGDWRNTLCFIGDDEDGVTHVKHADKMALIAAQKAPAYLQDKIYFDSFEQISTPGGERYPAVKDAITKRVERGALLMNYAGHGGETGWSEERVLEVSDIRSWKNVNRLPIFVTATCEFSRHDDPGRISAGELVLINGEGGGIGLFTTSRVAFTTSNETLNTYLIQSFFNFSNGKPTLGEVMRYTKALASDNANRNFTLLGDPAVVPAYPQYNMSITEINGKPVQAFNDTLKAMSLVTMKGKVTDLQGQLLSNYKGVAYPTIYDKSQIINNLINDPRTSSAFSFSLRKNSLYKGKAEIKNGEFQFSFYIPKDIDYNVGLGRVNLYAQDGSTDAQGYYDSILVGAINKNPPADNKGPDIKLYMNNEQFNSGGTTNENPSIYAVLSDEYGINTVGTGVGHDLSAILDNDNQTTYTLNDYYQADLNKYNEGKVIYPLYKLSTGSHNLKLRAWDIFNNSSEAKIDFVVAENASLALNHVFNYPNPFTTRTKFMFDHNQACNTITVEVKIFTVSGKVVKEFNQIVNCEGYNQGIEWDGRDEFGDQLARGVYLYKLKVSNLDGKTAEKIEKLVLLK; this comes from the coding sequence TCAATATCACAGGATATGAAGCGTACCATAACCTGGTATGAGCCGGTAGAGGAACAGATTAAAGATGCAAAGCAAAAATTTATCATATTTGATAATTCTATACATGACTTTGAAAGCGGGTTTCCATATTATGTTGAGCGATTTGAAAACCTGGGTGCGGGAGTTGAATTTGAATTAGCTGATTATACGTTTGCACCGTTTGAACATAGCTCCCTGCTACCAGCCAATGCGGTAATACCTGCCAGCATTAATGCTCAAACTATTGTATCATACAACCGCAAACAACCTGTATTGCGAGTAAAATTTTTGCCTTTTCGCAAAAATCAAAATGGACAAATTGAAAAATTGATTTCGTTTACGTTGAAACAAAAAACTGCTAACCGTGCCATACAGCCAATTGCTGCAGGGAATCAGAAGTTTGCAGACCATTCGGTGCTAGCCAATGGCACATGGTATAAGGTTACGGTTAACAAGGAAGGTGTTTATAGAATGGATTATGATTTTATAAAGCGTAAATTTAAAACGGAGCCCGAGAGTATTGATCCAAGCCTGATAAAAATCTATAACAATGGTGGAGGAATGCTGCCTTTTTCCAATTCGGTGGCAAGAGCAGACGACCTGCAGGAGATAGCCATTGAAACAGTTGGTATGGCTGATGGCAAGTTTGATAAGGAAGATTATATTTTGTTTTACTCCCAAGATCCAGTTAGATGGAAATTATCAAATACCGATAATCGCTACCATCATCAATTACATTTATACAGTGACAGCGTAGCGTATTTTGTAATGTTTGAAGGAAATGCAGGTAAGAGAATAGCTACCATTGCAAACAGTGGCCAATTGCCAAACACAACCATCACGACCTACGATGATTATCAGTATTTTGAAGAGGAGAAAACAAATTTCATTAAGTCGGGCCGCGATTGGTATGGAAGGCAGTTTGATGTTGATCCAGAACAAACTGTCATGTTCGATTTTTCGAACCTTAATACAAGCGAGCCCGCGTACCTGAGAACAGAGTTTGCCGCACGCACTTTTAATACGGATGTTTTCTTTGATGTAAGCTATAATAACACTCCGATCAATAAGCTAAAGGTTAATTTACTTTTTAGCAATTACCTCAGTAATTTTTGTAAACCTACTTCCGATGAGTTTGGCAATGTCATTGATAAAACATTTAATGTGCAGCAAGGGCCCATTCCTATTAAGATGAAATTTACACGCATCAATGGGAATGCAAATGGTTGGCTTGATTACCTTGAAATTAATGTGAGCCGCAATCTGATATTTTCGCAATCATATATGCCTTTCAGAAGCAAGCAGAGCGCAGGTTTAGGAAAGGTATCGGCATTTAAGATTGCCAATGTGCAAGGCACCACTCCACGCTTGTGGGATGTAACACGTCATAATGAAGTGCAACAGCAGCAGTATTCTAATACAGGAGGTATAGCAGAATTTGTTGCCGCTACTGATACCTTGAGACAATATATATTATTTATAGAAAACGCCATTCTTGAACCAACGTATTCTCAAGTTGTGGCCAATCAGGATATACACGGGCAACCCATACCTAAGATGGTTATAGTTGCACATCCAGAATTTGTAGATGAGGCCAATCGTCTTGCCGAATTTCATCTGAGCCATGATGGCATAACAACTTTGGTTGTAAGCACAACAGAAGTGTATAATGAGTTTTCGAGCGGGGTTACTGATGTGTCTGCAATAAGGGATATGTTGCGTATGTTTTATAAGCGAGCAACTCAGCCATCCGAAATACCAAAGTATCTATTGTTGTTTGGCGATGGTAGTTATGACAATAAGAATAATGAATACAAGTCAGGAAACTTTTTGCCCACCTTTCAAAGTAAAGATGGCTGCTCATTTGTTTCTTCATTTGTTACGGATGATTTTTTTGGTTTGCTTGATGATGACGAGGGAGAAGTAGATGGAACCGAAGAAGTTGATATTGGTATTGGAAGGTTTCCGGTTATTAATGACCAACAAGCGGCTACTTGTGTTGATAAGGTAATAAATTATTCGTCCAAACCGAGTGCTATCATTGAAGAAGCAGCATGCAATAATAATGCGACTACACCGCTGGGCGATTGGCGCAATACCTTATGTTTTATTGGAGACGATGAAGATGGTGTTACCCATGTGAAGCATGCCGATAAAATGGCATTAATAGCTGCTCAAAAGGCTCCTGCTTATTTACAAGACAAAATTTATTTTGATTCATTCGAACAAATAAGTACACCTGGTGGCGAGCGATATCCAGCTGTTAAAGATGCCATTACCAAGCGTGTAGAGCGAGGAGCATTGCTTATGAATTATGCCGGGCATGGTGGCGAAACAGGATGGAGCGAAGAGCGCGTGCTTGAAGTTTCGGATATACGTAGTTGGAAAAACGTAAACCGTCTTCCAATATTTGTTACAGCCACTTGTGAATTTAGCCGCCATGATGATCCTGGACGTATAAGTGCCGGAGAGTTGGTATTAATAAACGGAGAAGGTGGTGGAATTGGTTTGTTTACTACCAGTCGCGTTGCTTTTACTACATCCAACGAAACATTAAATACCTACCTGATTCAAAGCTTCTTTAATTTTTCGAATGGCAAACCAACCCTGGGCGAAGTAATGCGCTATACCAAAGCACTTGCATCGGACAATGCTAACAGAAATTTTACCTTGCTGGGCGACCCGGCTGTAGTGCCGGCATATCCACAGTATAATATGTCCATTACCGAGATTAATGGAAAACCTGTTCAAGCTTTTAATGATACATTAAAAGCGATGAGCCTTGTAACTATGAAAGGGAAGGTAACCGACTTACAAGGCCAGTTACTTAGCAATTATAAGGGAGTTGCATACCCTACTATTTATGATAAGTCGCAAATAATAAATAACCTGATTAATGACCCCAGAACATCAAGTGCTTTTTCTTTTTCGTTGCGAAAAAATTCGCTTTACAAAGGGAAGGCTGAAATTAAAAACGGTGAATTTCAGTTTTCGTTTTATATACCAAAGGATATTGATTATAATGTGGGATTGGGAAGAGTAAACCTTTATGCACAAGATGGATCTACCGATGCACAGGGATATTATGACAGCATTTTGGTAGGAGCTATTAATAAGAATCCTCCTGCTGATAACAAGGGCCCGGATATTAAATTGTATATGAATAACGAGCAATTCAATTCGGGTGGCACAACCAACGAAAATCCCAGCATATATGCAGTACTAAGCGATGAGTATGGCATTAATACCGTTGGAACAGGGGTGGGTCATGACCTGAGCGCCATATTAGATAATGATAATCAAACTACTTATACATTGAATGATTACTATCAGGCAGATTTAAATAAATATAATGAAGGCAAGGTAATCTATCCATTATATAAACTATCAACCGGTTCGCACAATTTAAAATTGCGCGCTTGGGATATTTTTAATAATTCGTCAGAAGCAAAAATTGATTTTGTAGTTGCCGAGAATGCTTCGCTTGCGTTAAATCATGTATTTAATTATCCCAATCCATTTACTACCCGCACAAAGTTTATGTTTGATCATAATCAGGCATGTAATACGATTACGGTAGAAGTAAAAATATTTACTGTAAGCGGTAAGGTTGTAAAAGAATTTAATCAGATAGTGAACTGTGAGGGCTACAATCAGGGAATTGAATGGGATGGACGTGATGAGTTTGGCGATCAGTTAGCTCGTGGTGTTTACTTATACAAACTCAAAGTATCGAACCTGGATGGTAAGACCGCTGAGAAAATTGAAAAACTAGTGTTGCTGAAATAG